The DNA segment GGCAAGTATCCCTATAGTTATATTTAAGGACAACGAATGCCTTATATGAGCCGTTTCTTTTATTAAAATATTCTAATTTCCTAAAAATCACTCTTTTTATCATTATACCAAAAACAGCATTAGATTAAATCATGGGAGGTGAAGTTGGAATATTGAAAATATTCGTTCGGTTTTGGTGAATTTTAAGGTTCTAATTTAAAGACACTAGTAGCAAAGTTATCTAAATAAAGATAAAAAGCATGGGCAATTTTTTATGTGTATAAAGTTCGTGTTTTCTATCAAAATTATCGCAAAATAACAATACATGGTAGATTGTAAGGAAATAAAAACAATAATAAATAAAATGGTTACCATACTTTATAGCATTATCTAGAGAATGTGATGTGTTAAAATATGCAGGAATATATTATATGTTGTTGTAGATATTTAAATAATACATTGGAAGTATTGACAAGTCGAAATGCTTAAACAGTTTGCTGGGATAGCTAATGAATCAAGATTTGGCAAGGTAGTCCGAGCGCTCAAACGTTCATCCAATAATGAAACAAAGATATTGATATATCTCCATGAAATACATGGAAAAGGTTCAAAAAAGCGCATACAAATATGATTATAAGAATATGAGTGCGTTTTGCAAATCGCACAAAACAATTCCCAATTATGAGAATATTCATTCAAGCAAAACGAGAGGTTTTGTATGGGCAAAGTCTTTCACTAGGAACATTTGTTTTGAAATTGATTATCTATAAATATAAGGCCGCATGCAAATTTAACAGCTTATTTAAATAATTAATGAGGAGGATATTTATGAATACTTACCTTTTTAAAGGTTCTGAGGACTTCAAGTTGATGTCCCAGAAGGGTGTAAAACAATATATGTTTGAAAGTGAACCGAATAACTCGATTTGGGATAGTAATGTAGGTCCCAATGGTAAAATGTACATGTCTTTATCGAGTGAGCTTACATTGTGTGGATATGCACGCCTTTATGAATATGATCCTAAAACCAATCAAGGGAAAAAACTTTTTGAAGTTGAGAAAGTAATATTGCCTCAGGAGAGAGCAATGCGGGCTAGCAAGTTTCATACTTCTATATCTTTTTTAAATAATGGGAAGTTAGCTATGACAACACATTCGACAGATCGTGCTCCATCTCACCCTACCTGGTTACCTGAACAACATTATGGGCATATATGGGAAGGTTTTGCTGGATCTAATATTGTGGTTTATGATCCGAAAACCAAAGAGACAAGTAATTTGGGAATCCCTGTTCCAAGGGAATCACTATATGGTTCAATATATGATCCAAAGCATAATGCTTTATACTCTTTAGGTTTTATGCGAGGTCATTTATATAGATATTCGTTTGATGACAAGACCGTAATAGATTTGGGGCAGGTGTCAGAAGGTCATAGCTTTAGAATGGTTTTAGGTCCTGATGGAAATATTTATTCTGCAACTAAATCAGGATATATGTTTAAGATAGATACAGATAAACAAAAAGTAATTGATATGAATTATAGGGTACCTTTTTATAGTTACGGTGATAATTATACTTTTGGAGAAAGTTTTGGAAACATTGCAGCGGGTAAAATTGGGCCTGACGGGAGAATATATTTTTCTATAATGTATGGACCTGACATAATTGCTCTTGATACCAGGACTGGCAAAATAGAAAATATGGGGCCGTATCTTCCAACGCCAAGATATGCAATAACAGAAAACCGCAATGGAGTTTTTGGGATTGATTTTGATAGCAACGGGGTACTTTGGTATCATGTAAGTTCCTGTAATGATGGATCTGAAACTTCCCTGCCGTCACAACCTGGCTCCCTGTTTAGGTGGGACATACTGAATGGCGGAAAACCTGAGTGGATAGGAATAGTAGGTACAACAAAGCGTGTATTTTGTTGCATGAGTGAGTTGTTCATTCATGATGATTTAATGGTGATTGTGGAAACAAACCACGGCCAAGCTCCTGCATCTATCATGACTATAGACTTAAATGAATTCGAGCCTACCATGACAGATATGAAAAAGGTTGCACCGGAAGAACTAGAAGACAAGATGTTTTGGCCTAATGCTAAAGATATTGATGGTTATGCAAAAATATTTGACGATCAAGCGAGGATTTCGGCAGCAAATCCACATACGTTTGATGGTAATCTTGATACAGCGTTTCGTATCTGGCGCAAGCTTGCCCCAGATGACATTGAAAACTCTGGTGTGACTGGGATTGTGTGGGATGATGATAATGCACTGCATGGAATTTGCGGGAAAGAAAGGAAGTTTGGGTTTAAAATCGTGAATGAAAGAATCGAATTTATTGATAAGTTAGATAATCTTGATAATGACTATGTAAAATGGTTATGTAAGTCAGTTGAACCGAAAAAGTGTACCTGTGCGGATTCTGTTCTACCTAGTTATCCAGGCAGGCAATTTAAAGCAGTTCCTACTGTGTGTACACCATTAACAAAAGACCGGGTTCTTATTGGAACGCTCGACGGACTACTTGCTATTTGTGATAGTGATAGAGTGTACTCTTTGGGGATGGCAGGTTACAATGGACCTGTACGTGCTTTATCATCTACGCCAGATAAAAAAACGGTTTATGGTGTTGCTGGAGACGTTTCTGATTTAGGAATGGTGTTTAAATATGATGATGAAAATGGGCTTATACTTAAAGGAAATATTAAGCATGGTTCTTCAAGGGGAACGCTTGCGTCCCTAGCAAATAATGTATTATCATGCTGTTCTATAAGTAAAGATGGCAAGAAGTTAGCAATTGCTTCAGAGGATAGGCTAGGAACTGTGTATATATATAACTTATCGTCCACTAAAAAGTAGCTCTGTAATTGAATGATAGTTATATAAGTTTATAGCTAATTTGTTAGAATGGAAAAAATCTCAAAGAAAGGAAAAGCATGTTAGCCAATTAAGCTGATATGTAGAATGGTTAGCGGATGATGAATAGTACAAAACTTAATGATATACAAATAAAAACAAAAAGCTTCTCAACCGAACAAATTATTCCTTTAATGATATTAATAGGGCTCTATGTTGTATTTTCTATTATTTCAAGTGCATTTTTAGAATTGGAATCAATATATTTATTGTTGCAACAGAATGCAGCAGTTGGCATTGTTTCGCTTGGAATAATGGCAATAATAATAACTGGAGCACTTGACTTCACAGTAGGTGAAACAGTAGCACTTGCAGGAGTAGCGGCTACAAAGATATATATGTCAACTAGCCAGAATTTGGTGGTGCTGATTTTCTGTGCTTTAGTAATAGGAGCATTGATCGGTCTAGTAAATGGATCAATTATAACTAAAATGAAGATTCAACCTTTTATTGCGACATTAGCGATGATGTCTATTATTAAAGGATTGACTATGATTATCGGAGAAGCCAGCGCTCCTAAATTGACAAAAGCCGATATTATATATATAGGATCTGGAGATATTTTAGGGATT comes from the Clostridia bacterium genome and includes:
- a CDS encoding ABC transporter permease; translation: MMNSTKLNDIQIKTKSFSTEQIIPLMILIGLYVVFSIISSAFLELESIYLLLQQNAAVGIVSLGIMAIIITGALDFTVGETVALAGVAATKIYMSTSQNLVVLIFCALVIGALIGLVNGSIITKMKIQPFIATLAMMSIIKGLTMIIGEASAPKLTKADIIYIGSGDILGIPMPFVILVIMILVTSFILNKTRLGTYWYAIGGNASVAKQAGINIDRCRILVHMFGGIYASVAAIITIARIRTVVPNISGTLLLDAAAAAIIGGTSVSGGKGTVFGTIVGVFIISLTQLSHHYCGDEP